The genomic window CTATTTAGAATTTGCTTTTTGTTAGAAATAAGCTTACACTTTCACTTTGACAATTATTTATTATCTTTAACTCTATTTTATGCATCATCCAAAAACTAAAATTGTTGTTTCTCTTGGTCCTGTAAGTGAAAAGCCTGTCATGCTTACAAAACTTCTTCGAGCCGGTATGAATGTCTGCCGTCTTAATTTCTCTCATGGAGATGCCGAGGAACATCAAGGGAGATTAAAAAATCTTCGCGAAGCTTCGAAAAAAACTAGTATTCCTGTTGCTGTATTACAAGATCTTGGAGGTCCAAAAATTCGAACGGGAGAATTTGAAAATGGAGAAGTTATCCTGAAAAAAGGAGAAACGCTCACTTTTGTATCTGAAAAAATTCTTGGAACCAAAAATCGATGCTTCCTTTCTTATACTGATCTTTGGAAAGAAGTTAAAAAAGGACAAGTTATTTATTTGGATGATGGAAAGAAATCTCTTCAGGTTGTTACTATTGGAAAAAATGAAGTAACATGTAAAATCCTTTCTGGCGGACTCATACGAAATCGAAGAGGAGTTAATATTCCTGGTGTTCGTCTTAAAAAAGTTACAGCCCTTACTGAAAAAGATAAGAAGGATGTTCTTTTTGGAATAGAAAATAAACTTGATTATATAGCACTCTCCTTTGTCCAAGATGCACAAGATATCGAAGATCTTCGTGTTGTTCTTGATCGCAAAAAATCGTCAGCAAAAATTATTGCGAAAATAGAAACTTCCAGCGCTATACAGCATATTGATGAAATTATCCAATCTGCGGATGGTATTATGGTCGCACGTGGAGATCTTGCTGTAGAGATTCCCGCCGAAGAAGTTCCTCTTATTCAAAAAGAGATCATAGCCAAATGTAATCAGGCTGGAAAACCTGTAATCGTAGCTACTCAAATGCTTCTCTCTATGGTTTCCTCTCCTCGACCCTCTCGAGCGGAAGTAAATGACATTGCCAATTCTATTCTTGATGGTGCTGATGCCATTATGCTCAGCGATGAAACGACTATTGGCGAATACCCGGAAGAATCTGTTTTGATGATGAAGTCCATTGCCGATCACATTGAAAAAAATCTTACCCCAAAAGAATATTTAAGACGGACAGATTATTGCAATATCAATGATGCTATTTCCCACAGCGCCTTAGAAGTTGCTGAAGAAGTACACGCTCGTTTTATCATAGCCTTCACTGAATCTGGTCGTACAGCCAATATGATTTCACGATTTCGACCCAGACAACCTATTCTCACATTTTCTCCCAATGAGCAAACTCGCACCCAAACTCTTTTAAGTTTTGGATGCTTTGCCTATGAGTCACCTTCCTATAAAAATATCGAAGAGGTTATTAAATTTATACGTGAATTTCTTATCACAAAACGCCTCGCAAAAAAAGGCGAAGCGTTTGTCTTAGTTGCAGGAATTCCTTTTGGTCAAACAGGAGCAACTAATATGATTTTAGCAAAGAAAGTATAAAACTTCTTAGGAATTCGAGCACGAGCTTTATTTAAATATTTTATTCAATTTACATAGAATAAATATAAATACTTCATTTTTATTTTTACCCTCTCTCCTTTCTCAAAAGTAAAAGGTTATTTTTTATTTTCCTTTGTAAAAAGAAGGTATAAGAATCTTTTTATAATAAAGTGAAACGAAAAGAATGTCTTCTTTGTGATTTCTCATGAAAAACAGAGTTATAAAGAGATGCTGTTTTTTTAGCTATAACACTCCAATCATAAGCATGCTCTACCCTTATTCTTGATAGAATACCAAGCCATTTTACATCTTCTTTTTCTTGGAGAAGTAGTTTCATTTTTTCTTCAAGATGTTCTACATCTCTCGAACGAAAGGTTTTCCCAGCATATTCTATAGCTTCTCTATTTTCTGGAATATCACTTACAAGCGACGCGATTCCATACCCCATAGCTTCCAAGAGAGCAATAGACAAGCCTTCTGAGAAAGAGGGTTGCACAAAAAGATAGGCATGAGAAAATAATTCTTGAAGTTCTTTTCCTTTTCGTTCCCCTGCGAAAACAATATTAGGATTGCTATTTGAAAGTTTTTTTACCTCATTAACATATTCATCCGTATGAGAAGAATCTCCCACGATGACAAGTTTCCAATCAGAAAGGTGAGGAGACTTCCTTTGCATTTTTTCAAAAGCTTCCACAAGAAAATGAATACCTTTATGTCGAACAAGCCTACTTACTGTAAGAATATATTTTTTAGATACAAGAGAAAGTTCTTTCAATACATCTTGTGTATTCACTGAAGAAACAGAACATCCGTTGGGTATGTACATGATATTTTTTCCATATTTTCTTCTCGCATAATCAGCTATAGAATGGCTAATAGCAATAGTTTTATGTGGTATATGACAAGTTACCCATTCTCCAAAATAGAAATACATTTTAGCAAATAATCCCCATTTTTCATGTTCATAATCTCGAGAATGGAATGTGGAAATAACTTCTATATCAGGGCGAAACAATCGAACTAAAAAAGAAAGAGAAGT from Candidatus Moraniibacteriota bacterium includes these protein-coding regions:
- the pyk gene encoding pyruvate kinase; protein product: MHHPKTKIVVSLGPVSEKPVMLTKLLRAGMNVCRLNFSHGDAEEHQGRLKNLREASKKTSIPVAVLQDLGGPKIRTGEFENGEVILKKGETLTFVSEKILGTKNRCFLSYTDLWKEVKKGQVIYLDDGKKSLQVVTIGKNEVTCKILSGGLIRNRRGVNIPGVRLKKVTALTEKDKKDVLFGIENKLDYIALSFVQDAQDIEDLRVVLDRKKSSAKIIAKIETSSAIQHIDEIIQSADGIMVARGDLAVEIPAEEVPLIQKEIIAKCNQAGKPVIVATQMLLSMVSSPRPSRAEVNDIANSILDGADAIMLSDETTIGEYPEESVLMMKSIADHIEKNLTPKEYLRRTDYCNINDAISHSALEVAEEVHARFIIAFTESGRTANMISRFRPRQPILTFSPNEQTRTQTLLSFGCFAYESPSYKNIEEVIKFIREFLITKRLAKKGEAFVLVAGIPFGQTGATNMILAKKV
- a CDS encoding glycosyltransferase family 4 protein, yielding MTVIDNVFIMQIAMLGSKGIPTKSGGVERHVEELSLRLVQEGFGVDVFGRKSYGIPKESTYKGIRVFGCLSIPTKNLDAITATFVSVIRILFSHYDIVHFHGIGPTSLSFLVRLFRPDIEVISTFHSRDYEHEKWGLFAKMYFYFGEWVTCHIPHKTIAISHSIADYARRKYGKNIMYIPNGCSVSSVNTQDVLKELSLVSKKYILTVSRLVRHKGIHFLVEAFEKMQRKSPHLSDWKLVIVGDSSHTDEYVNEVKKLSNSNPNIVFAGERKGKELQELFSHAYLFVQPSFSEGLSIALLEAMGYGIASLVSDIPENREAIEYAGKTFRSRDVEHLEEKMKLLLQEKEDVKWLGILSRIRVEHAYDWSVIAKKTASLYNSVFHEKSQRRHSFRFTLL